From a region of the Tachypleus tridentatus isolate NWPU-2018 chromosome 1, ASM421037v1, whole genome shotgun sequence genome:
- the wbl gene encoding endoplasmic reticulum protein 29-like protein wbl, which translates to MALKLKVFLFVITVIQVLTSSTALKGAVSLDSWTFDKVIAKYKATLVKFDVTYPYGEKEDEFAKVVEAARFSSDLLIAEVGIQDYGDKENSDIGERFSVKKDDFPVLKLFVEKLPDPITYTGDFKADDIKAFIRQHSNVRLVLNKCLPQFDELAERFTLTEEKEKREKILKEATDLKAALDKEDERKYGDVYVKMMKKILERGNGFVASEAERVKNIKNGKITDAKKEEMQGRLNILESFKKKDEL; encoded by the exons ATGGCTTTGAAActgaaagtgtttttatttgttattactgtTATACAGGTCTTAACTTCTTCTACAGCATTAAAAGGTGCAGTATCTTTAGATTCTTGGACATTTGACAAG GTCATTGCCAAATATAAGGCAACTTTAGTAAAATTTGATGTAACGTATCCTTATGGTGAAAAAGAAGATGAATTTGCCAAAGTAGTAGAAGCAGCTCGTTTCTCTTCTGACTTGCTCATTGCTGAAGTTGGAATTCAAG ATTATGGGGATAAAGAAAATTCAGATATTGGGGAACGTTTCAGTGTTAAAAAGGATGATTTTCctgtattaaaactttttgtgGAGAAGTTGCCAGATCCTATAACTTACACAGGAGATTTTAAAGCAGATGACATAAAGGCTTTTATTCGACAACATTCCA atgTTCGATTGGTGCTTAATAAGTGTTTACCACAGTTTGATGAGCTAGCAGAAAGGTTTacattaacagaagaaaaagaaaaacggGAAAAGATTCTCAAAGAAGCTACAGATTTAAAAGCAGCTTTAGATAAAGAAGATGAAAGAAAATATGGGGATGTGTATGtgaaaatgatgaaaaaaattcttgaaagagGAAATGGATTTGTTGCTAGTGAGGCTGAAcgtgtgaaaaatataaaaaatggaaaGATTACTGatgcaaaaaaagaagaaatgcaAGGAAGACTTAATATTCTGGAGTCATTCAAAAAAAAGGATGAATTGTGA